One segment of Panicum virgatum strain AP13 chromosome 3K, P.virgatum_v5, whole genome shotgun sequence DNA contains the following:
- the LOC120696798 gene encoding V-type proton ATPase subunit C-like, with product MATRYWIISLPVQSPGATASSLWSRLQDSISRHSFDTPLYRFNVPDLRVGTLDSLLALSDDLVKSNVFVEGVSHKIRRQIEDLERAGGVESGALTVDGVPVDTYLTRFVWDEGKYPTMSPLKEIVGSIQTQVAKIEDDMKVRAAEYNNVRSQLSAINRKQSGSLAVRDLSNLVKPEDMVTSEHLVTLLAIVPKYSQKDWLASYESLDTFVVPRSSKKLYEDNEYALYTVTLFAKVVDNFKVRAREKGFQVRDFEYSPEAQESWKQEMEKLLQDQEAMRTSLLQWCYASYSEVFSSWMHFCAVCVFVESILRYGLPPSFLSAVLAPSTKSEKKVRSIVEELCGNVHSIYWKSEDDVSVAGLGGESEVHPYVSFTINFV from the exons atggcAACCCGCTACTGGATCATCTCTCTACCCGTGCAGTCCCCCGGCGCCACCGCGAGCTCGCTCTGGTCGCGCCTGCAGGACAGCATCTCCCGCCACTCCTTCGACACCCCGCTGTACCGG TTCAACGTCCCGGATCTCCGCGTCGGCACCCTCGACTCCCTCCTCGCCCTCAGCGACGACCTTGTCAAG TCCAACGTGTTCGTCGAGGGCGTGTCGCACAAGATCCGGAGGCAGATCGAGGACCTCGAGCGCGCCGGAGGGGTCGAGAGCGGGGCCCTCACCGTCGATGGCGTCCCCGTTGACACCTACCTCACCAG GTTCGTGTGGGACGAGGGCAAGTACCCCACAATGTCGCCGCTCAAGGAGATCGTCGGCAGCATCCAGACGCAGGTCGCCAAGATCGAGGATGACATGAAG GTTCGAGCAGCGGAATATAACAATGTAAGGAGCCAGCTTAGTGCAATCAACAGAAAGCAAAGTGGAAG CTTAGCAGTTCGTGATCTTTCAAATCTGGTAAAACCAGAGGATATGGTCACCTCAGAACATCTTGTAACACTTCTTGCTATTGTTCCAAAGTACTCCCAGAAAGACTGGTTGGCAAGCTATGAGTCACTCGACACATTTGTG GTGCCAAGGTCATCTAAGAAGCTCTATGAAGACAATGAGTATGCACTCTACACTGTGACACTTTTTGCTAAGGTTGTTGACAACTTTAAGGTCCGTGCTCGAGAGAAGGGTTTCCAG GTCCGTGATTTTGAGTACAGTCCTGAAGCACAAGAAAGTTGGAAGCAGGAGATGGAGAAGCTACTGCAAGACCAGGAAGCTATGAGGACCTCTCTTCTGCAATGGTGCTATGCCAGCTACAGCGAG GTATTCAGTTCCTGGATGCACTTCTGTgcggtgtgtgtatttgtagAGAGCATTCTTAGATATGGTCTGCCACCATCATTCCTG TCTGCTGTTCTTGCACCATCTACAAAGAGTGAGAAGAAAGTAAGGAGCATCGTAGAGGAGCTTTGTGGCAATGTCCATAG TATTTACTGGAAATCCGAAGATGACGTAAGCGTTGCTGGTCTGGGAGGTGAATCAGAGGTCCATCCTTACGTCTCCTTTACCATAAACTTTGTCTGA
- the LOC120696797 gene encoding uncharacterized protein LOC120696797: MGIAAGDGGASPSWGGRLAAEGCTSTGATMSVAHRAPAASASGGGHRCCSCGGRHCVNIYVNNNVQGVTNSVLLGSKVVMRDPGARVTSRHRPRRGRRGVAKASGIGIVAGVVLLCVAAAAAAVLCLYVFVRVRNL; the protein is encoded by the coding sequence ATGGGCATTGCAGCtggggacggcggcgcctcCCCGAGCTGGGGCGGCCGCCTGGCCGCTGAGGGCTGCACCAGCACGGGGGCGACCATGTCCGTGGCgcaccgcgcgccggcggcgtcggcgtcgggcgGAGGGCACCGTTGCTGCAGCTGCGGAGGCAGGCACTGCGTCAACATCTACGTGAACAACAATGTGCAGGGCGTCACCAACTCCGTGCTGCTCGGGAGCAAAGTGGTGATGAGAGACCCCGGAGCGCGCGTCACGAgccgccaccggccgcggcGAGGTCGCCGCGGCGTGGCGAAGGCGAGCGGAATAGGGATCGTCGCCGGCGTGGTGCTGCTGTgcgtagcagcagcagccgccgccgtgtTGTGCCTCTATGTTTTTGTACGCGTACGCAACCTGTAA
- the LOC120696795 gene encoding probable mediator of RNA polymerase II transcription subunit 26c isoform X1 yields the protein MGSDGRLHLALAAFGGGGDVWDLVDAALAAAARDSPDELRARRDSIVERLYAGGRCRNCDDPPAQAQPTKAAETAAAAAASAFPASPDEEVDADGFDDDEADAGVESKILAIRDFLEDPDQSEDETVSLLQNLADMDITYKALQETDIGRHVNGLRKHPSGEVRQLVKLLVRKWKEIVDDWVRLHNSGGDGGGSIISDGDSPDKVQPKYHQNTQASDFKYSPSPQRQNGLSSERFSNHNVVESMEKRRTSPAPAYHNTKQNSNNNYSTTSSSVPARTIREQKDTLLDSEKLDSARKRLQENYQEAQNAKKQRTIQVMDIHDIPKPKNRNNVLRKSGGGGGLPARHR from the exons ATGGGCTCCGACGGGCGCCTCCACCTCGCGCTGGCCGCgttcgggggcggcggcgacgtgtgGGACCTCGTggacgccgcgctcgccgcggcggcgcgggacagCCCGGACGagctgcgcgcgcgccgcgacAGCATCGTCGAGCGGCTCTACGCTGGTGGCCGATGCCGCAACTGCGATGACCCGCCGGCGCAGGCGCAGCCGACGAAGGCGGCTgagactgctgctgctgctgctgcgtcgGCGTTCCCGGCCTCGCCGGACGAGGAGGTCGACGCGGACGGcttcgacgacgacgaggctgACGCCGGCGTGGAGAGCAAGATCCTGGCGATCAGGGACTTCCTGGAGGACCCCGACCAG TCGGAGGACGAGACGGTGAGCCTGCTGCAGAACCTGGCAGACATGGACATCACCTACAAGGCTCTCCAG GAGACGGACATCGGCCGGCATGTCAATGGCCTACGCAAGCACCCATCTGGTGAAGTGCGGCAGCTGGTGAAGCTGCTCGTCAG AAAATGGAAAGAGATAGTTGATGACTGGGTACGGCTGCACAACTCaggtggtgatggtggtggctCGATCATAA GCGATGGTGACTCGCCTGATAAAGTCCAACCCAAGTATCATCAGAACACTCAG GCTTCAGACTTCAAGTATTCCCCCAGCCCACAGAGACAGA ATGGTTTGAGCTCAGAGAGGTTTAGCAATCACAATGTGGTGGAGTCAATGGAGAAACGTAGAACAAGCCCTGCACCTGCATACCATAACACCAAGcagaacagcaacaacaactaTTCTACTACCTCGTCATCAGTTCCAGCT AGGACAATTAGGGAGCAAAAGGATACTCTTTTGGACTCTGAGAAGCTAGATTCAGCCAGGAAGAGGCTTCAGGAAAATTACCAGGAAGCGCAAAATG CGAAAAAGCAGAGGACCATTCAAGTGATGGATATTCACGACATACCAAAGCCGAAGAACAGGAACAACGTCCTCCGCaagagcggtggcggaggcggactcCCGGCAAGGCACCGGTGA
- the LOC120696795 gene encoding probable mediator of RNA polymerase II transcription subunit 26c isoform X2, with protein sequence MGSDGRLHLALAAFGGGGDVWDLVDAALAAAARDSPDELRARRDSIVERLYAGGRCRNCDDPPAQAQPTKAAETAAAAAASAFPASPDEEVDADGFDDDEADAGVESKILAIRDFLEDPDQSEDETVSLLQNLADMDITYKALQETDIGRHVNGLRKHPSGEVRQLVKLLVRKWKEIVDDWVRLHNSGDGDSPDKVQPKYHQNTQASDFKYSPSPQRQNGLSSERFSNHNVVESMEKRRTSPAPAYHNTKQNSNNNYSTTSSSVPARTIREQKDTLLDSEKLDSARKRLQENYQEAQNAKKQRTIQVMDIHDIPKPKNRNNVLRKSGGGGGLPARHR encoded by the exons ATGGGCTCCGACGGGCGCCTCCACCTCGCGCTGGCCGCgttcgggggcggcggcgacgtgtgGGACCTCGTggacgccgcgctcgccgcggcggcgcgggacagCCCGGACGagctgcgcgcgcgccgcgacAGCATCGTCGAGCGGCTCTACGCTGGTGGCCGATGCCGCAACTGCGATGACCCGCCGGCGCAGGCGCAGCCGACGAAGGCGGCTgagactgctgctgctgctgctgcgtcgGCGTTCCCGGCCTCGCCGGACGAGGAGGTCGACGCGGACGGcttcgacgacgacgaggctgACGCCGGCGTGGAGAGCAAGATCCTGGCGATCAGGGACTTCCTGGAGGACCCCGACCAG TCGGAGGACGAGACGGTGAGCCTGCTGCAGAACCTGGCAGACATGGACATCACCTACAAGGCTCTCCAG GAGACGGACATCGGCCGGCATGTCAATGGCCTACGCAAGCACCCATCTGGTGAAGTGCGGCAGCTGGTGAAGCTGCTCGTCAG AAAATGGAAAGAGATAGTTGATGACTGGGTACGGCTGCACAACTCag GCGATGGTGACTCGCCTGATAAAGTCCAACCCAAGTATCATCAGAACACTCAG GCTTCAGACTTCAAGTATTCCCCCAGCCCACAGAGACAGA ATGGTTTGAGCTCAGAGAGGTTTAGCAATCACAATGTGGTGGAGTCAATGGAGAAACGTAGAACAAGCCCTGCACCTGCATACCATAACACCAAGcagaacagcaacaacaactaTTCTACTACCTCGTCATCAGTTCCAGCT AGGACAATTAGGGAGCAAAAGGATACTCTTTTGGACTCTGAGAAGCTAGATTCAGCCAGGAAGAGGCTTCAGGAAAATTACCAGGAAGCGCAAAATG CGAAAAAGCAGAGGACCATTCAAGTGATGGATATTCACGACATACCAAAGCCGAAGAACAGGAACAACGTCCTCCGCaagagcggtggcggaggcggactcCCGGCAAGGCACCGGTGA